CTACTTATTCTTTTTGTCTTCCTCAGAACCGGCTTGTTGCATCCAAATCGTCGGGTCATGCAAACCGGACTCGTAGCAACACGAAACAAGTTGATACAACCATTTAACATACTAAATGGATTTTTCACCTCCTTTTTACATCCCGACCATCATCTTCGACCTCAGCCCACTAACGGATCCCTGTAGGCTATTAATTCGCACACTAAACAGCCACACGCTCGGTGGTTTCGATGATCGCACCTCAGGGAAAAACGGTCCAAATCTTCCCATCACGGTGACGTCACATCGCATGTGTATATCCTGCCTCCGCTTTCGAGTACAGTGTCCCAATTGTTAATAAACAGGGCTAGGTTTATCGATCATGGCCGGTTTCACGACTGTTGATGCAGGAGGTGAAGGTACGTGCTAAACCCATCCCATACCCCATCGCTTGATTTATGTCCCCCATTTATGTCTATGATAAGCTGggatttatatttcattttgcaCGTCATATCTACATAAATAAGTACAAATTGCAAAAGTACATACGAATTTTAGCTACCACCGATTAATAAGGCGTACGTTGGAAGTGGGCAGAATACTTTGCACAAGTGAACCAACAGACCAACAAAGCCCCAATGACGTACGGCAAACGTGCTGGAGGTAAAGCTTGTCGATGAAAGGATGAGTGCTGTGCTCGAAACCTGCACTACGTCAGATGAACAAACAATTTAGTTGGCTAATTAGTTGGTAAAATATCAAtttatcacatcacatcatgGCAACATCATATCCACGCTTGGGCAAAACTACTTTCGTACACCTTCGACACCGAATTGGAACTGGGTCTTGTTGATCGGTGCTTGAACGTCGATCATTTTCGACTCGCAGCGAGCCAAATTCAAATTGCTGTTGATATCATGGACTGCGCTGCAGGAACCGAGGGAAAGCAGGGCATGTTTAACAATATAATTTAGCGTGAgcatttgataaaaatatttacattttgcaTTCTACCATCGGACAAAGGACGAACGCATAACTGCTTTTCGTCACTGGCAACCGTTTAGGAATTTGCTCTCGGAAGGTCTGTTTGATTATTGTCAGCAGATCTCGATTGTGCGCACAGAGCAACACATCGGAGAGCAACTTTAAAACTGTACAAGAAATATACTGAAATTGTTGGGATCGGCAGTCTCCATGAgatgaaatattaattttagtGTATTAAATTCTTTACGACAgcttatttgtatttttcatgcaacaaactCGAACGTCGCCCTTTACACTCATGGAAAATAGACCAAGTCTTCGATATATTGTTATATGCATTGTTCCCTAACTCGATCTTGTCGCCACAATGGGTTATCCAGATGGGACCGGCACAATACCAGGCCAACGGGGTTCGCACTCGGCGAaaagtatttatttaataattcaacCCCTATCGTAAAACGTTACTATGATGATGAAGGCAAGCGTTAGCCACCCGATGCCACCCGTTCTAACAGACACCCGTGGCTTTCTGTCCCGTGTCCAGGTCACGTCGATGCCGATGCGTTTGCTTGGCAGGCTATtaaatttccgtaccattcCAAAGTTCCAACCAGCCGTCAGATGCATGACAAAGAAAGGATGGATGGCGAGAGTCGCAGTATGTATGCGTCTGGTGCTGTCAGTGCCTGGTGGAATTGTGTCCAGTACAGTAGACTTCGGAAATGATCTCGAAAACTTTGTGAGATACGGAATTTCAACGTTGTTCCTGCTTGATTTTATGAAAATGAGACACTTCAATCATAATAAAAactatttcattaaatttcctTATTTCttgataataataacaatgcTTTTCTTGAGTTGTTTCCCTAATAGTACAAGGTTACTACAGGGTTACAAGGATATTATAGAATATTATAGGAAACATAAATCCGTaaatttagtaaaaaaaaatgccacaattattacaatattcttaattattatttagtattaaatatatatatagttAGTTGAAGCACATTAAACAGACGTGAGCGAGTTAGTAAAAATCCCCAACCCATGCACTTCAAATGTTAAGTTGCAAAATAGTGACTAAAACCCTTTGTAGAGGTTTGAATTAACTCACTCTATAGTCACTCACTTAATATATTAATTCTTTCTTCAGCAGTAAGAAAATCCCGTTCTTCAAGTAATAAGAATAATGTTTCAAAACTATTATCATATAAATATGTGGCTTTCatgtgaaaaacaacaaataaaatataatagtatttaattttttggcGTTTTTAGAGCACTGACAAGAAATTATATTATACTGGTATATTTTCCCGTCATTGTtcagtttcatttatttcaatacTGAGGAATTAGgggaaattataatttattcaataacagtaacaaaaaaatgtaatctAATGGAATATTTGCGATAATACGAAGCACAAATAATAAGTTTTATTTGAGCTTATACGAGTGCAATCATGCCAAAACATTGCTGGCAGTGTTTAATGGGTGCCCGCCCATTGGGTTTGCGCTTGAAATATTTTGTACCATCCAAACCTGGCAGTAAAAATAGTTACCaagagaagaaacaaaaccataatCAGTCAAACGAAACAATTCAAGCAGCACTGTATATTAATTCCGTAGATAACTAGATAGATAGATAACGGAAACACCGACAACTACGCACCAAAGTAAAGATATCACCTAGTTGCACGTGTTGCGTTTGTCGTTTGTCACCCCACCGCACGCATAGAACGCCATTTCATGTAAAAAAGATCCTCTTGTCTCCCCACCCCGTCAAACCACCCCTGCCTCTGCATTGGCTGTGCAGAAATAGCTGAGTAGAAGAAAAGAAGACACAACGGCAACAAATGAAAAAGTTCGTCCAGCAAACAAGCAACAGCATAGCAATAGCATCATCATCTCCATTTAATATATCTCGTCCGATCATGGCCGGCACACTGTTGCACGTGCAGGCAGCGAACCGATTAACTGCTGAGCGTTGGATGGCGGTTGCAGTGAACGAGCAGTAGAGCAATAAAATATACGCGCGATAGTAGACGGGTGGTGGTCGAGAAAGACGCGCAAATGGTTCCATACGCTTATTTACTATGCGACAATCGTACAAGAAAGCATGTGAAACAAAAAGACgcgcacaaaacacacacacattccacATTTGCATTCCCATCGTCCACGCGTCGGATAACATACACGACCATGGCCCTTCCTTCACGCCCGGGTCTGTTGAAACTGATATGTTGAGTAAGCCCTTTTCGCGTGCCACTCAACCCCATGGcccactgtctatttccacagGACATACGGGACACTTCGTCGACCGATTCTTCTTTCTACGCCGTCTTCTACGGAAATGTACGCAGATGTGGTGCGCAAAAAGAAtacgcaaacaacaacaatctcaTCCGCGGGTGCGAATAATCGCATAACttggcaaaaggaaaacacaccgaaacaacataaaaacggGTGAAGCAACAGtaaagagatagagagagagagagagtgagagagagaaactaGACGTCTTAACTTATGAATGAATGCGCAACGTCACTCGGTATATACTCACCACTAGGAAGCGGTCCGATCGCATCGGGATGATGCCCCCGTCGTCGTCCTCCTCCTcaccgccagcttgtccaccctgTTCCGCATCATCCTGGCTGGCTGCTTGACccatttttcttcctcctttaCACCCTTACACTACGCACACCGCGAAGAATTTCAATCAcccaccgttttttttggcgGGGAAATGGGATAGATGGATGGAAGGGGGTGGGATGCTTTTCTACCCCCCGTACACTGACGCACCACTTTCTTCGGGCTGATTGgccgtttttttattcgcccTCCTTCTCACCACTGCTGCACCAAAACACCACCGAAGGACATGGCCTACTGTAGCAGTAGTATCAGAACGCTCAAACACTTAGCCACGAccgcacacgtacacacttATAAAGCACTTCGCAAGGATGGCTAATGGATGGTATTGCGTAAATTatcgcaacaaacaaaacaaaggaacCATGAAGAAGTTAAAGAATTGATTTCAATTCAGCTCAATTCGGTGTTATGGAGCTGCTTCTAACCCCGCAGCAATGCACTTTAGCTATGCTCACAAACAATGGAATGAAGGCAATAAAAAGCACAACACTGCTCCTACCGGGTGACGGAAACGATTGGCAAGTGGCAACATAATTACATCCCTCGTCACTGGATGGGGTGTGTGGGTCGTGTCCAGGGAAAACCCTGGTCTTGGGTTTCCGCGACGAGATGCACACGCTGCCAAGGTACACACTGAACTGTTCTGCGAAGTATACTTACACACTGGCCCGCTGGTAGGGAAAAGGATAACCAAAACTCGTTATCCTGCGTAGAAAGGGGATGACGGTGGGCGGTATTATCCTTCAATTTTtgacacacactctctcacgCATACACATCACTTACCTTTCAAAGAGAAATGTGGCGGGGCACACtagagacacacacatacacctgcAGTGAGAGGATATCCCAAACACTACTTACGTATGCATGCAGTACAAATTAACCTCTCTGTTTCGCTACCGTAGTATACTGCACTACTAGTTTGTGGGTGGGAGGGAGATTTGGAGATGAGCGAAACGAGAATGACTAGTGTAAATCATGTTTATCACGGCCAGCTATGATTTTGTTGCGTTCACGCCGCAGGTGCGCTTTTCTTCTACCGCAGCTGGTCTAGGAAAATTCACTATCGAATTTTCTGAATCAACGCCACTCGGAAGCAACATCCAAACCAATCGATTATCCTTcacaattattttgtttgcacCCGTGCAGCACAAgtagacacacacatacacaggcGAATACACACTTGCGGAGCTCCTTCACGTGTACGCAACTGCACAATCCGGACGGAGTCGGCAATGCAACTGCTGCATCGGAACCGCATGGACATACACCAAAAGGGCAAATCAAATCAACACCACTGGGAGCTGCTCGTGGTGATTGCGAAAAGCCCTTGTAAACCGACACCGGATAAAACGAGCAGTAGTGTTGTGAGCACAATTGGCACAGGTTTTGGCCCTTTGCTGCTGGATAGCCAGGTTATTCTTTTCTTATTCTTGTTGCTCTTCTGCTTGCTCTCCCGCCTTATCACCTGGTTTTTGCACCCgatgtgtgtgcctttttttcgtATGTTACCTTACCCCTTTTCGGGCGGTCGTTTTAATTGCCGCTGACCGAATGTTTTGATAACGGGGGCCCCTTGCAAGGGGTGGGCACACCAGTGGCAGCGAAATTTATGGTACGCGCTGATTAGTAAGGATTAAGACGACAGCAACGCGGACACGGCCGCTGGAAAACGTTGCGCCACTCGTGTCATTTTTGTCCAATTTGCTGTAGGCTccataaacaataaacaagaGAGCTTCGAACAGCGCGCGagggagcgagagagagaaagagcatttgctgttgttggtttcGGTGTTTCGATTTTTATAGCGCCTGTGCAATGTGTACACCTTGGTGATGGGACTAAATCCACCTACCTTGCGTATCGCTACCTTGGTTTTCGCCTGGACGTCAAACTGCTCGGAATGCGTCGcgcagtttttttgtttccacctTTATTCGAAAAATGTTGCGTTTtatcataaatgtacgtatTTTACCGTATGAAACTGCCGGCGAAGATTGGTGTTTGAAAACAGCTCCATCCGCAATTTCGCACTCGCGATTCcaacaaggaaaacaaagcataaatcatagtttaaaaaattaaaatcgttAACATATGAACATAGCGAACATCCACGTTTTGACCGGTATGAAATGCCTATTCAAAAATTTGGTGGATAGCATGGTTATGAGAGAACTGATAAGAACGACCCGCGACCTGCCAATTACCACCCGTGGAGCAGGGTTAGTGGGTCAGAAGGCTAGATTGTAAACAAGCTACACTGCGAGTTGGCCAGCTAAACTTACTCCAACTGGCAGGAGCTCGCTTTCGAAGTGAAATTGGAACGTGCCAGGCAACTGATTTGTTCCAGTACTGATGGATTCCGTAAAATTGATATTTGTGCAGATTTATCCCGCACAACTTGTGCAATGAATGAAAACATTCTGAGTATCAGTAGCGACATAGAAGTATTtggcaaatttattgaaaattcgGTGAATTTGAGACGAGAACTCTCTCGACAAAATTATTGTCGGAATAAATGTCTATGAGCCATGCTGCGTTACGTTTTAGAACGTAACCCAGCTCGAGACCCCCTGAATATATTCAGGCACCAATTCTCGAATAGATCCTGATTAGATCCAACTTGCCAGTGAAAAGTTCTGTTGGGGCATGTGGACCTTTGTCGATTTCTGGTCGCCGTTCAATTCTCAATCCAAGGAAATATACTGCAGAGAAGTTCACTTGTATATGGTGAATGCCTGAGCAACGTTGCATGCGGCTAAGTTCGATCTGCGGAATAAAGAAGGCGATTGTTATGCGGCTTAAGGGACTTTTTGGTAAAACTACCTTATTTATAGGGTCTATCATATGGTTGCATGGTGTTGAGAGATAAAGGTCCTGCTGCTAAAATGCAAAGTGCATGACTTTCTTAGGTTTCTCTTTTCTCTTCCTGGCGTAATGACCTACTATGTCATGGCTTATTCTGGCTTAATAGACTGATTTTATCgagtagccggatagtcagccGTTCGTTTGGTCGTTTTACTAACCTAAATTTCATTTACAGTCATCAtgatccaaaacaaaaattctttCTAAAACTGTGACGATTCTTTTctggaaaaattaaaagttATATTTCTTTTCACTATTATTAACAGTACTTTTGATTATAGAAAAAAACGTATATAAAGTATACATTCGAGACGGGCAGAGATAggaaattatataaaaaataataaagaaagaaTTATCACATTATGTATATCGAAGTTCGGGTTTTtgtcatacacacacacgtttgCGAACTACATTTCCGAACACAAAGAAAGCATTTTTACCAGTTTACATTATTTCTGACTTACGAGAGCAACTATGATGGAATTGTGAACAATATCGCGGATGAAAGAGGGACGACACAAAAGAATGctttgaaatggacagtttaaccaaaaaattaaaaaaaagttgagTACATGGATCAACCACGCGGAACTAGTTAAAATAGTGTTTTATCTACTATATGCGGTTCCGTTTacttgggtttgttttttttttctttttgcatcaGTCAACAGCATCCGGATGAGCCTGAGTACGGGATTGGGTGATCCGTAGTAAAAAATGAccgagtgtgtatgtgtgttgagGTACCGCGATCATTCTGCATATGCAGCAAATTTGCGCTCATAGGTACGACGTTTGTATTCTAGAGTTTCTTCACTCTAGCAAAAATAACGAAAATTGTTTTGCATATAATAAGAAGTATGGTAAGTATGGGAGTATGGTACGtttctatttttagcccaTGAGAAACAATAAGACAAACAAGTATTAAATTCAGAAAAAGTACCTGAATTGTAACTTGTACCGATCGCAGAAGTTATATGTACCACACATACAAGCGTAGAGTGTACAAATCTAAACATCGTaaggtggaaaaaataaatgctcTAGGAAACGTAAAACGTCTGCCGTaccactacaacacacacgcacactttgTACTGAGTAACTGAATGCAAATCAACGCAAAAAGAGCAGATGCACTGCACTGCTGCAACGTGAGGCTCATCCAATATGTAACGGTAGTTAGTATGCATGGGGGGATGGGAAGGCGAGCGGGTTGTGTACAGGACACAATGCGTAAATGAGATGTAATCCTAAACCCTAAACATATTACTGCGCACGCAGGAGCATTGTGAGCGCATATACACACGCACTGCCTGGGTCGCTCAATCTCAGACCCAATtcgcttgttttgctttttgatttgaatgttttgcGTTTTCTGCTGCGCACCACTGCTTTGccgcaaaaacacacacatacaaacacacaaaaacgcgTCTACTAATTCCCTAACGCCTAATCACATTCAAATATTGTTAAACTACCTTATTAAATGATTTCTTCGTACACCATCCATCCCGCATGTTTTGCTACTCTCATGCCAAGTTTTCTCGGTCCTGTTCTTTAATACGCTATAATCCTAAACCATCAATCTAAACTTACACCGATTTCTACCGTACGTGCACGCCCGTTGGATGAAACCGTGCAGCCCGAGAGTGTTTTTTTACGGGGAACCGGTGctagaaaaacagaaaaaccgGGGTATCTCATCCTTCTTTGTTCCAAATTTGTTCATACGATGTTTACACAGAGATTGCGATTCACCTGCGACACGCAACCACAGCAACATTGCTGCAGCGTTTCTAATACGGTATATGCAGTATAATTGCAGTAGAGTCCTCTTCTCTTCTATTACACTATATCGCCCTTGTGTAGTTTAGTTGCACTTAATACTAGGTGTTGCGTACACAGAGCTTTGTTGCTTTGTATTGTGTTAATCCCTTCGCGGGGAGCATTTGAGTGGTGTATGCGGTTTATACCTCTAGCTGCTTCGACGCTTGCTGTATGATGAACGGTTCACTCCACATGCGCCGCAAATCGCCCTGCAAATAACGAAGGAAGTATTACAATGGAATCATAATGGATTGGAGATATATTCCACATCCGTACCTTCAGATATGCCATCGTAAGCAGAGGTAGCAGTGTAAACGGTACGAGATAAAGCAACGCAGGTTGTGCCGCTTTGAATACTTCTGAACTGACAGTCGCGGTTAACAATCCGAGAAAGTAACTGAAAAGCGCAAATGGACGCGATTAATTTCAATCTAGTAAGCCATAACACGTGTAAACACAGGTCACTCACCCTAATAAGGAACAATGAAAATAAGTAAGCTTCGAGCCAACTCCTTTAGGTGGTGGAACGCCTGTTTCGGCCGTTTGTGTCGACTGGGACTTTTTGTATGCGTCGTAACGCAGCACAAAACACAGCAGCAGCCCCGGCATCACGATGTCACCCAGCCCGAGCATCGAAAAGTGACCGCTGTTGTGGATGCTTGGGAACACTAGCTTACCGGGAAGGTTCAATTTCGGTGGTTCCTTCACAATACCGCCGAGGTTTAGCTTGCGCGCCACTATGCCGACGGGGTTGTCTGCTGGCCGTGTGGCCACCTTTACCATCACGTTCGTGCTGAAGATGTACGAGGAGAAGAACACCCAGAACACGTCGTAGATGAGCAGCCCAGTCAGTAGTAGCGTGGACACCTTCAGGCTCGGAAGTCGCACGAATGCAATAAAGGCCACACACAGCCCCATACCCATAGCATCCATCAGTAGCCAGTGGCCGGTAAGCACCCAGATGCAAACGATCGATACGGCAAGCGAAAAGCTAAACAATTCGGCTGCAGTAAAGCGTCCACACACTCCGAACGATATCCGGTTACCGTCCGTGCACGGCCGTATAATGTACTGGCACATCGGAAGCAGCAGGAATGCTAGCGCAACGGTGGCTATTACTGTAACGAATGAAAGGAAACGGTGGGTTAATTAGAAGATTGCGTATACCTTTAGGAATGCAAGCGCCAGGCGCTAATACGTACTTGCTGTACATACGGCGAACAACATTTGCATCGagtcgaagaagaaaaacatcacGAGCAGTGAGATCGATGCACCGAGAGGAAGACACAGTGCGTGCATTGTGTCCAATGTTGCAAATTTATCTGCAAAATCAAAACGACCCGATTCGTTAGTATTTCGTCGCGTGAACCATTCTTTATTCGCTGGGTTACACTTACTCTGTTCCTGCTGGACCGGTTCACCGGTGAGTAAATTGTTCATGCTTTCGCTCTgtcgtttcttttctttttcccgcTGTTCCTGTTCCATATTCAGACTGCGAAAGCTGCCATAGACGATCAGCAGCATCGAGATGAGACAAGTCGAAACGCGTGATGAGTCCATGATCGTGCCGTACGCCCACTGATATTCGTTGCCGTCACCACCACCGTGCCCGAGAAGGTTATCGTCCACTACTAGCTGTCCTGCTgccgcagctgctgctgctgctgctgccgctgctgctccTTCCTGTTGGCCGTTGCCAAATCCTTCCGACATGGCGGTACGGCCGAGCCAGGTAAGAGAGCTGGTGATACGCGGCGGGGCGTCGTTTGTCGCGTGTGTATGCGCTTAGTCGAATGCCACTTATACTACCGATCCACAAACCGCACACGAAGCCCAAGGAAGTGATTGTCCTTTCGCACCCGCCCGCGTACTCCTTGCACTAAACTCGTTCGCTCCGGTGCCCGTTCCAAACTGGAGCAAAGTACCGGACAACGAGGATTTATTGTGCCAGCTTCATCGTGAACCCGGTTTGCGCGATGTATTCCGAACCTTCGTTAAACCCGAATTGGCAGATGTTCGACGGCAGACGCACTTCAGAATCGAGGGTTGATTTCTTA
The Anopheles moucheti chromosome 2, idAnoMoucSN_F20_07, whole genome shotgun sequence genome window above contains:
- the LOC128310151 gene encoding signal peptide peptidase-like 3 isoform X1, encoding MSEGFGNGQQEGAAAAAAAAAAAAAGQLVVDDNLLGHGGGDGNEYQWAYGTIMDSSRVSTCLISMLLIVYGSFRSLNMEQEQREKEKKRQSESMNNLLTGEPVQQEQSKCNPANKEWFTRRNTNESGRFDFADKFATLDTMHALCLPLGASISLLVMFFFFDSMQMLFAVCTAIIATVALAFLLLPMCQYIIRPCTDGNRISFGVCGRFTAAELFSFSLAVSIVCIWVLTGHWLLMDAMGMGLCVAFIAFVRLPSLKVSTLLLTGLLIYDVFWVFFSSYIFSTNVMVKVATRPADNPVGIVARKLNLGGIVKEPPKLNLPGKLVFPSIHNSGHFSMLGLGDIVMPGLLLCFVLRYDAYKKSQSTQTAETGVPPPKGVGSKLTYFHCSLLGYFLGLLTATVSSEVFKAAQPALLYLVPFTLLPLLTMAYLKGDLRRMWSEPFIIQQASKQLEV
- the LOC128310151 gene encoding signal peptide peptidase-like 3 isoform X3 — its product is MSEGFGNGQQEGAAAAAAAAAAAAAGQLVVDDNLLGHGGGDGNEYQWAYGTIMDSSRVSTCLISMLLIVYGSFRSLNMEQEQREKEKKRQSESMNNLLTGEPVQQEQTDKFATLDTMHALCLPLGASISLLVMFFFFDSMQMLFAVCTAIIATVALAFLLLPMCQYIIRPCTDGNRISFGVCGRFTAAELFSFSLAVSIVCIWVLTGHWLLMDAMGMGLCVAFIAFVRLPSLKVSTLLLTGLLIYDVFWVFFSSYIFSTNVMVKVATRPADNPVGIVARKLNLGGIVKEPPKLNLPGKLVFPSIHNSGHFSMLGLGDIVMPGLLLCFVLRYDAYKKSQSTQTAETGVPPPKGVGSKLTYFHCSLLGYFLGLLTATVSSEVFKAAQPALLYLVPFTLLPLLTMAYLKGDLRRMWSEPFIIQQASKQLEV
- the LOC128310151 gene encoding signal peptide peptidase-like 3 isoform X2 gives rise to the protein MSEGFGNGQQEGAAAAAAAAAAAAAGQLVVDDNLLGHGGGDGNEYQWAYGTIMDSSRVSTCLISMLLIVYGSFRSLNMEQEQREKEKKRQSESMNNLLTGEPVQQEQNKFATLDTMHALCLPLGASISLLVMFFFFDSMQMLFAVCTAIIATVALAFLLLPMCQYIIRPCTDGNRISFGVCGRFTAAELFSFSLAVSIVCIWVLTGHWLLMDAMGMGLCVAFIAFVRLPSLKVSTLLLTGLLIYDVFWVFFSSYIFSTNVMVKVATRPADNPVGIVARKLNLGGIVKEPPKLNLPGKLVFPSIHNSGHFSMLGLGDIVMPGLLLCFVLRYDAYKKSQSTQTAETGVPPPKGVGSKLTYFHCSLLGYFLGLLTATVSSEVFKAAQPALLYLVPFTLLPLLTMAYLKGDLRRMWSEPFIIQQASKQLEV